GCAGCAAGCTGCTTCGGGGCCGCAGCAAGGCCCCCAAGAAGAAACCAGCCGTGCTGCCAGCCCCGCCTGAAGGTGCCACTCCGACCAGCCCCGTTGGCCACTTCACCAAGTGGTCAGGCAGCCCTTGTTCTCGAAACCCTGAAGAAGCAGATGTGTGGACCACCTTCCGTCCACGAAGCAGTTCAAATGCTAGCAGTGTCAGCACAAGGCACTCCCCCATGAGGCGAGAGTCTGAGGTGCTGGCAGAGGAGGAGATACCAGCCTCCGTCAGCAGCTATGCAGGGGGTGTCCCTCCCACCCTAAATGAAGATCTGGAGCTGTTAGATGGGCTCAATCTCACATCTTCCCATTCCCTGCTATCTCGGAGTAGTCTCTCTGGCTTCTCTTTGCAGCATCCTGGGGTGACAGGTCCCTTACACACCTACAGCACCTCCCTCTTCAGCCCAGCAGAGGGGCCCCTGTCAGCAGGAGAAGGGTGCTTCTCAAGCTCCCAGTCTCTGGAGGCTCTGCTCACCTCTGATACGCCACCACCCCCTGCTGATGTCCTCATGACCCAGGTAGATCCCATTCTGTCCCAGGCTCCGACACTTCTGTTGCTGGGGGGCATACCTTCCTCCAGTAAGCTAGCCACAGGGGTTGGCCTGTGTCCCAAGCCCCTagaggccccaggccccagcagtCTGGTTCCCACCCTCTCTATGATAGCGCCACCTCCAGTCATGGCAGGTGCTCCCATCCCCAAGACCCTGGGGACTCCTGTGCTCACACCTGCTACGGAAGCTGCAAGCCAAGACAGAATGCCTCAGGATCTAGATCTCGATATGTACATGGAGAACCTGGAGTGTGACGTGGATAACATCATCAGTGACCTCATGGATGGGGGTGAGGGATTGGACTTCAACTTTGAGCCAGGTATGGTACCTCTTAATCAACAGTAGCATCTCACAACCTCTGGCCACCCCCTAGGTGCCCAGCTAGTCCCATGAGCTGAGCAAGAGGGAGATTTAGAGCAAGGAGTAGCTGGAGCTCCTGGGGAATTGGGAGGGTATCATAGTGGAGAGGCAGAGTTTCCAGATGGGACCTCCAGGCCCTTCAGCAAAGCCCACCCCTAGCATTAGCACAGGAAAACGTGTGGGGAAGGGCTGTCTCTGTTTTGGGGGCGTGTGACCTTAATGGTGGAAAGTTGTCACACCCCAGATCAGCCTCTTAccttgtcttctgttttcttcttcccacaGATCCCTGAGCCATGGCTAGAAGCTTTGTCCCCTGCTTCAGAGGTGGAGCCAGGCGTGCCCATATCCACTCTTTACCCTTGACCCTTCCCTGGGAATTTGGGACCCTGCTTTAGAGCTAGGGTGGGGTCTGCTCACACAGGTGTTGAGGAAATTAGAAAGATAAAACTGCCCCATATGGTAActatggggggagggagggagggaaaggggtgggggaaagggagaaagggctTATTCTCACTGTGCCAATTAGGGGGTGAGGCCCCCTCTTGGGAGCCTTCCTAGGCTCCCCCCATTCCCACTCCCTAGGTTTTATAGCAGGGGTGGGCAATGCTGTTGGAAATGTGAAGTCACCAGTGGCCTTACCCCTGCCTTTGGGAGCAGGATTTTTTGTAGTCTTATCTGAGCTGGTCCAGGCTAGGTTAAGCCTTGGATTTTTATGCAGTGGCCCCCTAGGCCagtggtgtggggtgggggggagggtagcAGGGACATGGAAGGGCCAAGGTCTGAGCACTGGAGAGGCTCACCAGGCCAAATCACCCTTGGAAGGCTGCAGATCACAGAAAGgctttttataaacttttaaagaaatataaacacaaatatagaGATTTTTAACAGTGGCAAGGTGCTAGTGGTGGggagaatgctttttttttttctttttgaaggctTTGTCATAGTGACATGATACAAACACTACAGACATTACTCGGGGAAGCATGGGAAACGGGGTGAGAGAACACCAGGCCGACagagagcagggggcaggggagcagcagtggagagcaggggaaagagCTCCAGCGACGATGACATGGAGACGTGGAGATGTGGAGAACAAGGTCTGGGCAGAACTAGCTTAGAATTTCCCTATGGAAAAAGCTAAGCCAGGCCCCCTCATTCACCTTGTGTCTGGGAGCATGTGGTGTTCGGGTGCAGCCACACTCTCCAATGACCCGCTGCGGGTTAGTGCTATGGTGGGAGAGTGCATTGAAGGCCTGGAATTAGTTTGCGgccggggaaggggagggggagaagagggaaggatttAGGGTGGTAAAGTTAGGCACAGAGACCTCCCTGTTCCAGGCCCTTGACAGCTGttcctgcccttcttccccttgCCTGACTACAGGGGTTATGTGGAAGTGTGTGTGgtggcaggcagggggaggggcagaacagggaagggggagcTGGGGAGCTTGGCTGAGGGTCTGGGAAATGAGCGGGATGGAGGGGAATGTGGATCAGGTTTACTAGCACCTGCCAGGGTGGCCATCTGGGGCTCCttctccaccccagcccccaaagcagcccctcccccagtcccctttacattgtcccctccccccgcccctgctgtGGGTTCCCATCATTTCCTGTGTCAGCGCCTGGCCTACCCAGATTGTATCATGTGCTAGATTGGAGTGGGGAAGTGTgtcaaatcaataaatgaataaattcaataaatgccTATAACCAGCTCTGGTTTCTGCTGCCTTTCTGCTCCCCTCGgataaggggtgggggggtgggggaaaggcagaggactggcaggagggacagcaaggaggcagagaagtagggggttGGGGAATTTCAGCAGGAGGAGTCGGTAGATTGTGGAGGCGGGGAGGGAAGATGCCAATCCGTCACCTAACCCCAGCAGTAGTAGGCAGGCTCTCTGGATAGAGTGATAGGCCTCTCTGGAGGGGAGGTAGTTTGGTTGGAGAAGACCCCACCTCCTACTCTGTCCCTCAAAGGCTCATTGTAGGAGACTTCACGGTttttcctcacccccacccatgtgctcccccaccccagccctctcctgccactcctccccaccctcagaaCCTCCACGGTGCCTGGGGCACACTCAAGCCTTGGTACAGATATTGGGAGACGGTGTCTTCTTGAAAAAGGGGCCTCATATAAAATTCCAGCAATTCCATACCTAATATTACTGCTCTCACTTGGTCACTTTATTCAGTTAGCGATGTCTATCCCTTCTACTGAAAACGTCTGCTCTGGTCTTAAAGGTCAGACCCCTGCGAGGGGGAGGGGGCCCCTCTTCATCTGATCTTCCGGTAGACTTAGACTGGAAAAGGAAAACGTCCATAAGTAGATAAAGAGGCCCCTTCAGGGAAGCTTTCTACAAACTAGGGTCAGAGGCAGGCCAAAAGAGGTTGGAGGTAGGTCTTGGGCTTGGACCTTGGACTTGGAAAGGAAATTCATTCCAGGGGGCCAAGGTGCAGGAGGCTTGTgttggctgggagggaggggggagtgtgggggggggaagagcACATTTGGGGAGCCTTACTGGGGCGTTCGCAGTGGATTCGATTGCAACGACTTTCTTGGCTTCTTGGATTTTAAGCATTTTCAATCGATTCTTCTCCATGACATCACATTGTGAGCGCAAGTTTTCTAAGAACCAGGAAAAGGCACCCCCCATCCCCCCTGCCTCTGAGGACTAGAGATCTTATCTACCCATCCCATCCCTCCCATAATTCCGGTGATCCCTTGGAGTAATGGGCCTAAAGCTAGGCTGAGGAGTGATCTGAAGGTGCCTAGGTTTTGCTCTTTTCATTGCAAATTGGGTCACCAAGACTCCAAGAGAAAAGGATCAAGAGCAAGATGGAAACGATGGGGTTTTGATAGGGAAATATATCAAGACAATGCTtgagaaatgggggtgggggtaggggtgagtGACACATACAACTTCATCTGATTTGAGCTACACATCCATCCTAAAGTGGACCTAGGCTGTATTCCCCTTTTCCTAGGATCCTGTGATCCTACCTGCCATATCACACCATTCCCACTCTATACAGAGAATATACTATATCATCCAGCTACATAAGGTCTTTTCCatgtttctccttcctccatcaTGTTCCTTACCGATTAGCTCAGGTTCTGGATTCTTCAGAAGGGGCACAAAAGCTTTGTAGGCATTCTCTAGTCGGGTTCCTATGAACACAGCAGTGTGCtatccccagcccctgccacccGGTCTCTACCCTTCCAAAACCCAAGATGTCAGGACCCTAGCACTCAACACGACCTTGAGCTGATGTACCTTATTTCCTCCCCTCAAGACTAATTCTAGGTGGGAGGGCATAATATGTGTAAGCCTACCCTATTGTCATAGAGGCAGTGCTCTTTCTTAGGCAGTCTAGAGATGGTCAGTTTGGATCTGGTTGAGGGGACCCTATGCTAAGGACAAGGTTCACAATCCATTTTGAGGGCCTTGCACTCTCAGGAGTGCTCCCAAGCCTCTACCTCGTGCTCCACGCTCCACCTTACAAACGTAGTAGGTGCTTCGAGCTGTAAGGAATTTGCTGGCATAGTCTCCAGGGGTCTTCATCACGAAAAACATCTTCATTGTCCCTGTTTCATCACACAAGTCGATGGTGTCTGGAGGGAGGCCATAGGGTAATTGGGGCAGTTAAGGAAGGAGAGTGGGATCCTATCCTGAATGGGTTGGAGAGAGCTGTTAGATTCAAGGAGCTCTCTTCTTGCCAGTCAAAGGGCTTGGGAGCTAGAAATGATCCTACTTACTTCTGACCATCTGCCAtcagtcccctcccccaactcctcaCCTGTTTTAGGCAACCCTACTTTTCTGCGGGTGTAGTGCATCAACAGAAGGACAGAGCAATTGATATTGGCCAGAAACTGCTGATTATCTGAGAAGACATGGGATGGGCCATGTGGCCCTTCTCTAGTTATACATGCCATCCCTGTGATCTCCACTGCTCTCAAACCTCCCAGGCCCTACACACAGACTCCAGCTCTGTGATGCCCCTCACCTCCATGTGTGATGAAAATGAACATGCTCTCAAGATCTTCTCACTCTTCAGATAGAGGCCTGATGAGTCATTTGGAAGGAGAGTGTTCTAGAGGTCCTGGGGGAGCTGCAAGTGGGCCCATAGGATTGTGGATCTAGAGAGGTAGATGGATTGCATAGGCTGAAGGGGCCCAAAGAGAGCTACTGGCAGTTGTGGATAACCAGCATCCCTAGGGGTGGGGCCTGAGGCTGCAGTTGAGGGATTATGAGGTCAGAAGTGGTATGTGTGGCAGAAGGTGGAGTAAGGATAAGGAGAGAAGAAACTGAGTGGGGTCTGTGAAAGATTTGCTGGGAGTGGGAGCACCACAGtaaatctaattctttttttaaatgtttatctatttattttgagagagagaaagggagaatatgagcaggggatgggcagagagaggaagagagagaatcccaagcaggctccgcactgccaacacagagcctgctatggggctcgaacccacaaaccatgagatcatgacctgacctgaaaccaagagtcggatgcttaaccgactgggccgcTCAGGTGCCCTGGTAAATCTAATTCTAGAATGCATCCTGGAAGGAGTGCAGGACCCCTAGAGAAAAGCCAAGTTTCTGGAACAGTCCTGTTCTCTAGTTCATTTGTGGTACTACTGCTTCCACATCGTGAGTCTACAACTCCTTTTTCCTACCGTCAGCACCATGCCTCCCCCGCTTATTGCACCCCACGTTTCCCTTGCCCCTGCCCCAACAACAGACATTCTTGATGATTATCAACAGAAGCTTTATTTCTCATTGATTCAAGAATAATTGAAGGGTAgatggaaaagagggagggaaggacggAGGGATGGCGGGGAGAAACAATCCTGTGAGGAAGAGGGGCTGGATTGGGGAAGATGAGAAACCCGGTTCGGTTTGGGGGCAAAGGGCCAATTGGATGATAGGAGAAATTGAATgcgggttgtgggggggggggagttataGGGGGCATAAAATTCAGAATCAGCCACAGGGGGGCGAGGTGAGCATTGGACCCAGGCTGGCTGGATGAGGGGAAGTTAGTACAATTTAGGACTACAGGACTCTGGGGTTTTGTCAGGGTATCAGGGCTCCGGTTTCAGGGTGTAACACGGGGGAGCCCAGTAGGGGCTATGCTGGCTGCAGGGGgagcccccaggcccctcccctggagccccTCCTTTTGGCGGAATCTCACTGACGTGGCAGAGCCATTCACTGTAGTCTGGCTGCAGACTCTCCGCCAGTCCCTTAGATACTCCACTCCAGGCCTAAAGACAGATATCTCCAGGTCAGGGGTCAATAAGGGGCAGGGAGTAAAAGacccaggctctgtgccaagggAGCTCTTACAACGTCTGCAACTGCAGTGATCACGGAAGGGACACACAGACTCTTGGGGCCCCCAGTACCACTGTTTCCATCTGCCTCAACCAATTTGTAACCAGTTCTTCTGTGTGTCtccatccagcccatcccccaatCGGTTGGCCACATCCTGACTGTTAGTGCAGGCCCCCTCCCATTCCCTCTGCTCCCCATACTCTGTCTGACTTGCTGGCAGGCAGTCGCTAGTTGACAAACTGCAGTTGCCTATGACAATGTTCTCACCGAAAAGTTCCCGTGATATTCAGTAACCAGATCCTCTAGGTTCTTGAGGGTAGGAATCCGGGGCATCGTCCtgacagaggagaaagagggggcaCAGCAGGTTATGCtcttttattatctgtctcccagTTCTCCCAGATGGAATGAAGAAGGGATTCTGTGTTCTCTGTTCCTGTGGCTTCCTTCTAGCACCATGCCCACTGGAGTGATCCCTCATTCCTTACTGTCCTGCCCTCTATTCCTGGAGACCCTGTGATAATCCTCCTCTACTATTTATTCCCAGCGGCAACCCCCCACCTCATCTTCCTGGTATATCTGAAATCTCACCGTTCCAGCCAGCAGTACACACAGATAAGGCTAATAATCAATCCCACGGAGCCAAGGGGGATAAGCACAGCTTCCATTGCAAACAACAAAGGattctctataaaaaaaaaaaaaaaaaaggaggagaaagagaccTAACATTTGTAGtgtccctactatgtgccaacaTTTGTACAGCCCCAACTTGGTGCCTGGCGCAGTGCTAGACACTGTCCGTATACTTAATCTTCATGACTCCTGAGAGGGACAAACAATtgttatctccactttacagatgaggaaacagaatcaAAGAGGTTAGTGATATGCCCCAGGTCAAAGAGGCAGTAAGTAGCAGAGGTAGGTTTAAACCCTAGATCTGTCTGCTTCCAAAGCCATCTATCTTTACCATGCACGATTTCTGGGAGTGCTGTAGGGGAATCTTATACATTCTAtatcccctctgcctccttctcaacaacccccccccaacacacacacacactccaacaACATACTGACCCAACCCTACACAGAAAAGCCCTGCTGCCTGAGGGTTGAGGTTCAACAGTGAGGGGAGATGGGCCACCAAAATTGGGGGCTTAGGGGTTGAGCGGTAGAGCAAAAGGCAGAGACGCTAGAAAGGTTGGGGTGCTGGGTTCGTGGGTAGGGGGGTGCCTTAGGCCCAGTTTACCCTTTGAAGTATTGCTGCCCCAGTGGATCGGGCGGCTCCATTCACTCCAACGCTGAGCGCTTCCACAGAGTGGGTTATAGCGGCTCCGGACACGGAACGTGTAGAATTTCTGCCCATCCACGCTAGGCAGAGAGAAGCTATGTCTGTGGTCCACTGATTGTTCCTTGGGGAgaaagagggtgagggagagatgggtgtctaaaaaagaaggaagaattaaaactgctgcccctccccacatgtCATCTGGTTCTCCCCagttcttctctcctctctggactGCTCAAGCCACATTGCTCCCTTCACTGACTAGAATCTAATCCCTCCCCTCCAGATCCCCTTGAAGGCTTCCTTTTGTTTACTTGCTTAACAGGCATTGAGGAAAGTATGGGTACGGAAATGTTAATGGAAAGTCACGGGTGTTGATAGGAAAGGGAGTTGGATGAGGGTGGACAGAGCAGAGGAACTGGGAGGCAGAGGACAGGAGCTTGACAGCAGGCCCCCCTATGTGGCTGATTGAATACTTTATCCCCATTTGCTTGGCCTCAGCTGCTACATTCATAACCCCAGTCACTCACTGTCCAGCTGTGGTCCCAGTCACTCCGGTACTGCACAAGGTGCTCCAGACAGTGGTCCAAGTGTCTGTTACTCCAGGTCAGTTCTAGCTGGGTTTCACTCAGGTTGCGAAGCGTTAGGTTCTCCGGAGCCCAGGGGATCACTGGagatatgcgtgtgtgtgtgtgtgtgtgtgttcattcccCTGGCCTAGACAAGTTAGGATCCTGAAGGTAATGCCCCTgatccctctcccttcctttattGGATCCCTCGCCTCCTCCTTTCTGCCTAAGTACCCTTAAGGTGAAAGAAAACCACTCTGGACACTCCAGCACACCACAATATTTCCCCGGCACCCCCACAATATATCCCTGGACTCTTGATGCCCTTTCCCCATTACCCAGATTCTGCAATTTCAGCCTCTGTGTGGACTGCCTCCTGGGTTCCCGTGGGTCCTGGAGCTGGACAACAAATGTTTCATAGAGATGTATCTCTTCTTTTTGCAGCCAGCAGCCAGAAGTGATCTCTCCAGAAAATAGATAGTGGCCACACTCCTGGACTCTATCATCATTGGAGTTCTTGTACCTAGAGAAGGGTTGAGAGGAAGAGGAACAGTGGCATAAACTTGGGGACTACAGATAAGACAGCCCAGCCTCATCTCCGAACTGACGTATGATTTACCCCATGAGAAAATGGTAGGGAGGCTGGGATGCTGGCTACCCTCTTTCTTGGTCCCCACGAAGTCCCATCCAGCCCACCTCATCTTACTCCCCTGtgctcccctcttcccttctcataCCAATAGTGCAGAGTCAGGTTGGTGGGATGGGGCTCAGAGCTGCTGTTCCAAGTGCAATTCATGTACTCAACATTGAACACAAAACACTGGAcctctgggaggggcagagtggaaaCACTGAGGGCCTCAGGGGGTGTAGCGGTCAGGAAGAAATCTAGGTTGGGGAGAAAacgaagtgggggaggggaagacaagaAATGATGGtcaggagaagcagcagcaggaggcagagaacccttcccctttccttctacaCAGTACTCTTAAATTCTACCCGCATCATTCTAACGTCCCATGGCAGGTTCAAGCTTTCCGTAAGGCCCCTTCCCACAGCCTCTCTTCTCACCAACCCCCTTCAGTCCCAGGTTTCCCACCAGCTGTGATGTCTTCATTCCCATTGGGCTTGGGGCCTGTCGagttcagccccacccccagcagaggcAGCTGCAGGAATAAGAGGGATCTGAGTGGCAATGGTGGCTTCAACATGGCGCTTGCTCTTCGTTCCCTGGGTGTCGACTGTCAGGAACCTGGGCCCCTCACCCattacccctccccacccacacattTCCTTCTGTCATAGCTTCCGGTGGAAAGAACCTTAGAAACCAGGGCTTTACAGAGGGTGTGGCAAATGTGTGCTATGACACAGGCTAAATCCTCTGGGAGATTAAGTGTTAATCTAATCTGTAGGTGTACCACCACCGCTGTAAAGTGGCATTATAAGTAGAGACTGAGGGTGGGCACACAATACTGTCACAGACTCAAGAATCCTCAGACCACCTAGATCCTGGGAAGGATCTGTtcaccaccaccagcatcacCATGACCACTCCCAACCACCTTCTCATCTAAGTCATTTTATCTTGTAGAGTGGAGGGTCTGgaccttcctccccctcctgtgCTATGCTCTTTCCGGGACTCAGTCACCCTGAAACCTCAGTCAAAGCCCCACAGTCTTGGGTGGAAAGTACAGTCTTGGCTCCTGTGGGCACATGTATAGCTGTCTTTCTTCTGACCTGATCCAAACCAGAATATCCACCCAGAGCTGCTGCCTGATCTGGGTCCCTGTTGAGACTGGTGAGGAGGTCTGACTTAGAAGTAGATTCTGGAAATGGAGGAACAACAATACTGGCTTCGAACTCATCTTCCCCTAAAtctgcttctcttcctgtgtTCCCTATCTCAGTTAATGTATCATCACCCTCTCAGTCACCCAGACTTGAAACCTCAAAATCGTTGTCAactcctccctctctcatccTGAGAACCCAATCAGCTCTACGTGTGTTGTTTTCCCCAGAAGTGTCTTCCTTTCCATGAGCACAGCCACTGTGCTAAGTCAGCCTCTCATGCTCTGTAGTTGTGATTATTCCTAGAACCCACTAACTGGTCTCCCTTTCTAAAGTCCCCCCTGCTCTCTAACCCATTCTTCATCTTATTGCCagatttttcttcccccaaacacAAGATCTGATTGGAGATGCTGTTTATAGAAATTgtttatttagcaaacatttattaagccctaaatatgtgccaggcactgtgcttatgTTCTAACGCACCTTAATTTTCTGTGGGTTAAAATTCCTTAGGGTTAGTTGAAGTGTTACCTCCCCAAGTATATTCTCCTCTCCCCAGTCAGAAATAATATGGTCTTTCTACTGTGCTTCAATAGCATTTTGTTagtgttacttttatttatttgttagttttattttttttaaattgttgtctGTGAGTTTTATTATAGCACTCTGTCTTTTAACGGGTGATGCCATTGCAGAAAGGGTACTGGCCCAAGAGTCAAGGAGACATCTTAGTCTCAGTTCTGTTACTCAGTACCTGGATAATATCGCACAAGTGAAATTTTACTCTTTGAAAAATCAGCTTCCTCATCCACAAGATGGAGACAATTACAATCCCTAACAGTGGAGCTGTTTGCAGATTAAAGGAGATGATGTCTGGAAAGTATCTGACACTTAGTAGGTGCCTCTTTCGATAGAGCGAGTGTTCTTCTCAACCTGGAGTTCATGGACACTTAGGGGATGCATCGATAAGCTTTAAGGGCTCTAAGAATCTCCCTGGAAAGTATGCAACATTTTGTACACCTCTGCATTTTTCTGGGAAGAAGGGCCACAGCGTCTATCAGCATCTTAAAGGAGTTGCCCACCAGAAAAGGTTAAGAACCTCAGTGCCAGAACCTAACGACCTTTAGGGATTAGAGCTGGCCTTTCAGGGTTTTAATAAGTGCTTTCTTATGCAAACAGTTTCTAATCTTCACAATAGCCTTTGAAGGAGGGAACAGTACACCCATTTTTCAGATGCATAAACTCAGAAACGAAGAAGTGGTTTTTACTAAGAAGGCAGAGTTCCTCACCAATGCAAACACCCTTGAGCACAGATTCCAAGCCAAGAACTGCGCGAGGCATCGGGAACCCAGTTCCAGCTAGAGCTCGGCGCGGCGGCCGCCTCCCGCCTCAAGGGGTCGCACCCCGCGGCACACCGCGCGGCTCGAGGACGTTTCGCAGATACTTGGGGAATGAAATCGATCTTGAGCCGCGCGGGCCCAAATGCTCCGCGGCCGCGGAGCTCCGCCCCACGCCGGGCTGGGCCCCGCCCCCGCTGCAGTCGGTATTGTCCGACGGTTCCCGGCGTCCCTCGGTTCCCCTCGGTAGTTTCCGGCAACGATCGAGAGTTTCTAACGTGCCCCCTGTTGTCTCTCGGCTGCCGTCCTCCCAACCGCCGCCCCCCTTTTCggttccctctccccctcccccgtccgcCGGCCCCGGCTGGCGCCTCTGGCGCTACGGGCTGGGCAAGATGGCGGCCTTCGGGATCTTGAGCTACGAACACCGGCCCCTGAAGCGGCCGCGGCTGGGGCCTCCCGATGTGTACCCTCAAGATCCCAAACAGAAGGAGGTGCGTTCAAAAATCGGGGCTCTGGAGGGGCCTGAGGCAAGCGATCGGCATAAGAGGAAGCGTTGATGGt
The window above is part of the Panthera tigris isolate Pti1 chromosome X, P.tigris_Pti1_mat1.1, whole genome shotgun sequence genome. Proteins encoded here:
- the CXHXorf65 gene encoding uncharacterized protein CXorf65 homolog isoform X3, yielding MFIFITHGGPHGPSHVFSDNQQFLANINCSVLLLMHYTRRKVGLPKTDTIDLCDETGTMKMFFVMKTPGDYASKFLTARSTYYVCKVERGARENLRSQCDVMEKNRLKMLKIQEAKKVVAIESTANAPSKSTGRSDEEGPPPPRRGLTFKTRADVFSRRDRHR
- the CXHXorf65 gene encoding uncharacterized protein CXorf65 homolog isoform X2, coding for MFIFITHGDNQQFLANINCSVLLLMHYTRRKVGLPKTDTIDLCDETGTMKMFFVMKTPGDYASKFLTARSTYYVCKVERGARGTRLENAYKAFVPLLKNPEPELIENLRSQCDVMEKNRLKMLKIQEAKKVVAIESTANAPSKSTGRSDEEGPPPPRRGLTFKTRADVFSRRDRHR
- the IL2RG gene encoding cytokine receptor common subunit gamma — protein: MLKPPLPLRSLLFLQLPLLGVGLNSTGPKPNGNEDITADFFLTATPPEALSVSTLPLPEVQCFVFNVEYMNCTWNSSSEPHPTNLTLHYWYKNSNDDRVQECGHYLFSGEITSGCWLQKEEIHLYETFVVQLQDPREPRRQSTQRLKLQNLVIPWAPENLTLRNLSETQLELTWSNRHLDHCLEHLVQYRSDWDHSWTEQSVDHRHSFSLPSVDGQKFYTFRVRSRYNPLCGSAQRWSEWSRPIHWGSNTSKENPLLFAMEAVLIPLGSVGLIISLICVYCWLERTMPRIPTLKNLEDLVTEYHGNFSAWSGVSKGLAESLQPDYSEWLCHVSEIPPKGGAPGEGPGGSPCSQHSPYWAPPCYTLKPEP
- the CXHXorf65 gene encoding uncharacterized protein CXorf65 homolog isoform X1, with protein sequence MFIFITHGGPHGPSHVFSDNQQFLANINCSVLLLMHYTRRKVGLPKTDTIDLCDETGTMKMFFVMKTPGDYASKFLTARSTYYVCKVERGARGTRLENAYKAFVPLLKNPEPELIENLRSQCDVMEKNRLKMLKIQEAKKVVAIESTANAPSKSTGRSDEEGPPPPRRGLTFKTRADVFSRRDRHR
- the FOXO4 gene encoding forkhead box protein O4, with protein sequence MDPRNENSATEAAAIIDLDPDFEPQSRPRSCTWPLPRPELATEASEPPEPPEVEPGLREKVHTEGRSDPILLPSQLPEPAGGPQPGILGAVTGPRKGGSRRNAWGNQSYAELISQAIESAPEKRLTLAQIYEWMVRTVPYFKDKGDSNSSAGWKNSIRHNLSLHSKFIKVHNEATGKSSWWMLNPEGGKSGKAPRRRAASMDSSSKLLRGRSKAPKKKPAVLPAPPEGATPTSPVGHFTKWSGSPCSRNPEEADVWTTFRPRSSSNASSVSTRHSPMRRESEVLAEEEIPASVSSYAGGVPPTLNEDLELLDGLNLTSSHSLLSRSSLSGFSLQHPGVTGPLHTYSTSLFSPAEGPLSAGEGCFSSSQSLEALLTSDTPPPPADVLMTQVDPILSQAPTLLLLGGIPSSSKLATGVGLCPKPLEAPGPSSLVPTLSMIAPPPVMAGAPIPKTLGTPVLTPATEAASQDRMPQDLDLDMYMENLECDVDNIISDLMDGGEGLDFNFEPDP
- the CXHXorf65 gene encoding uncharacterized protein CXorf65 homolog isoform X4, encoding MFIFITHGDTIDLCDETGTMKMFFVMKTPGDYASKFLTARSTYYVCKVERGARGTRLENAYKAFVPLLKNPEPELIENLRSQCDVMEKNRLKMLKIQEAKKVVAIESTANAPSKSTGRSDEEGPPPPRRGLTFKTRADVFSRRDRHR